A region from the Mycobacterium heidelbergense genome encodes:
- a CDS encoding Rv1535 family protein, with amino-acid sequence MTAVLHDEVVTVAPARKLTVVRDAATTPTPAPAPAPKRVVDARPFGAGGDPLVDGAARLLSIPLRHAYAALWRVGLLDVRPRVFP; translated from the coding sequence ATGACCGCGGTTCTGCACGACGAAGTGGTAACCGTAGCGCCCGCCCGCAAGCTGACGGTGGTGCGCGATGCGGCCACGACCCCGACCCCGGCGCCGGCGCCGGCGCCCAAGAGGGTGGTCGACGCCCGGCCCTTCGGCGCGGGCGGGGACCCGCTGGTCGACGGCGCCGCACGCTTGCTGAGCATTCCGCTGCGCCACGCGTACGCGGCGCTGTGGCGGGTGGGTCTGCTCGACGTCCGGCCGCGGGTTTTCCCCTGA
- a CDS encoding TetR/AcrR family transcriptional regulator yields the protein MTSPTRRRRAVSDEDKSRRRDEIMAAAKKVFARKGFHATTIADIAKEAGLAYGSVYWYFDSKDDLFHALMAVEEGALRRHVAAALGGRAKAPGREATLRAFLHGSVRATLEFFEADRATVKLLLCDPDALGERFERHLGGIYERFVDDIEAFVVAAQERGEVVGAPARMVAYTLAALVGQLAHRRLNTDDDVTAAQLADFVVALVLDGLRPRVAPEAG from the coding sequence GTGACCAGCCCGACCCGCCGGCGCCGCGCGGTCAGCGACGAGGACAAGTCGCGGCGGCGCGACGAGATCATGGCGGCCGCCAAGAAAGTGTTCGCGCGCAAGGGTTTTCACGCGACGACGATCGCCGACATCGCCAAGGAGGCCGGCCTGGCCTACGGCTCGGTCTACTGGTACTTCGACTCCAAGGACGATCTGTTCCACGCGCTGATGGCCGTCGAGGAGGGCGCGCTGCGACGTCATGTCGCGGCGGCGCTGGGCGGTCGGGCGAAAGCGCCCGGACGGGAGGCGACGCTGCGGGCCTTCCTGCACGGCTCCGTGCGGGCGACGCTGGAGTTCTTCGAGGCCGACAGGGCCACCGTCAAGCTGCTGCTCTGCGACCCGGATGCGCTCGGCGAGCGATTCGAAAGGCACCTCGGCGGCATCTACGAGCGGTTCGTCGACGACATCGAGGCCTTCGTCGTCGCCGCCCAGGAGCGCGGCGAGGTGGTGGGCGCCCCGGCCCGGATGGTGGCGTACACGCTGGCGGCGCTGGTCGGGCAGTTGGCGCACCGGCGGCTGAACACCGACGACGACGTCACCGCGGCCCAGCTGGCCGACTTCGTCGTCGCGCTGGTGCTTGACGGGCTGCGCCCGCGCGTCGCCCCCGAAGCTGGCTAA